The following coding sequences are from one Coprobacter tertius window:
- a CDS encoding Ig-like domain-containing protein: protein MKIQNNDKWHKHIFKLLCFLTAGFITYSCANMARPTGGPRDTTPPVYLKSNPLPNQLNVTKNRIEIDFDEIVQIDKPNEKVIISPPQKEAPNVRASGKKVIVELQDSLLENTTYTIDFSDAIADNNEHNKLENFTLSFSTGPTIDTLQISGVLLNAQDLEPITGMLVGVHSDLDDTAFVKLPFDRIAASDGTGHFTIRNLAPGNYRIFALKDLNRDYRFDNATEDIAFEDIVISPSTELTVRPDTIWADSLVIDTIIMKDFVHFTPDNIILKAFNENFKSHYLNKYERQQQQKISIFFAAPNDSLPIIKGLNFNTDDWAVIERNATNDTIHYWIKDSLIYQLDTLTIEARYLRTDSNLQLEPYADTLNFIMKNVKKNIQNQDKKHHRGKKEEEVPKIDYVGMNPNAPGTLNIYQDLLFTYSEPIENIDKKGIHLYIKQDTLWIPDDKFTFTQDSLQIRNFRLYNKWKPGNEYKLNIDSMAGYTIYGKPTRAFEQTFKIKKTEEYSNFYITTQGVKDSAFVELLNSSDAPVRRSPVIDGGAEFIYVDPGTYYARLVIDKNNNGKFDTGNYKEKRQPDEVYYYPEKIILKANWDVEQEWNVFALPADKQKPREIVKNKSDKEKQQKRQNEEDDDTETDEHYYPGRDSDPYGQYPGQPYNGQGYRR, encoded by the coding sequence ATGAAAATACAGAACAACGATAAATGGCACAAACATATTTTCAAGCTATTATGTTTCCTTACTGCAGGATTCATAACCTATTCTTGTGCAAATATGGCTAGACCTACAGGAGGCCCGCGCGACACGACTCCTCCCGTATATTTAAAAAGCAATCCGCTTCCCAACCAGTTAAACGTAACGAAAAACCGGATTGAAATTGATTTTGACGAAATCGTCCAGATCGACAAGCCCAATGAAAAAGTAATTATCTCTCCCCCCCAAAAAGAAGCTCCCAATGTGAGAGCATCAGGTAAAAAAGTAATTGTGGAATTACAAGATTCACTCCTTGAAAATACCACTTACACGATCGATTTTTCTGATGCGATCGCCGACAATAACGAACATAACAAACTCGAAAATTTCACCCTGTCTTTTTCCACGGGGCCAACAATCGATACTTTACAAATCTCCGGCGTGCTATTAAATGCGCAAGACCTCGAGCCCATCACAGGAATGCTGGTCGGTGTACACTCCGACCTCGATGATACGGCATTTGTCAAACTTCCCTTCGACCGTATCGCAGCATCAGACGGTACCGGGCATTTCACGATACGCAATCTTGCACCGGGAAATTATCGTATTTTCGCATTGAAAGATCTCAACCGGGATTACAGATTCGATAACGCTACCGAAGATATCGCATTCGAAGATATCGTTATTTCTCCTTCGACCGAACTTACAGTACGTCCCGATACCATATGGGCCGATTCTTTGGTGATCGATACGATCATAATGAAAGATTTCGTGCATTTCACTCCTGACAATATTATCCTGAAAGCTTTTAATGAAAACTTCAAATCCCATTATCTCAATAAATACGAACGCCAACAGCAACAAAAAATCTCTATATTTTTCGCAGCGCCTAACGATTCCTTACCCATAATCAAAGGTCTGAATTTCAATACCGACGATTGGGCCGTAATAGAAAGAAACGCAACTAACGATACGATTCACTACTGGATAAAAGATTCTCTTATTTATCAACTCGATACGCTCACGATAGAAGCCCGGTATCTCCGTACCGATTCTAACCTACAACTCGAGCCGTATGCCGATACGCTCAACTTCATCATGAAGAATGTGAAAAAAAATATTCAGAATCAGGACAAAAAACACCACCGGGGGAAAAAAGAGGAAGAAGTTCCTAAAATAGACTATGTCGGAATGAATCCTAACGCTCCGGGTACGCTCAACATATATCAAGACCTATTGTTTACTTATTCGGAACCAATCGAAAACATCGACAAAAAAGGAATACATCTTTACATTAAACAGGATACTTTATGGATTCCCGATGATAAATTTACCTTTACGCAAGACTCCTTACAAATACGTAATTTCAGGTTATATAATAAATGGAAACCCGGCAACGAATACAAATTAAATATCGACTCCATGGCAGGATATACGATATACGGTAAGCCAACCCGTGCATTCGAACAGACTTTCAAAATAAAAAAGACCGAAGAATATTCCAATTTTTATATCACGACTCAAGGAGTAAAAGATTCGGCTTTCGTCGAGTTGCTCAATTCGAGCGATGCACCCGTAAGACGATCTCCCGTAATAGACGGTGGTGCAGAATTTATTTATGTCGATCCCGGGACCTATTATGCACGGCTTGTTATCGATAAAAATAATAACGGAAAATTCGATACCGGTAATTATAAAGAAAAACGACAACCCGACGAGGTCTATTATTATCCTGAAAAAATAATACTGAAGGCCAATTGGGACGTCGAGCAAGAATGGAATGTTTTCGCTTTGCCAGCTGATAAACAGAAACCCCGTGAAATCGTAAAAAATAAATCCGATAAAGAAAAACAACAGAAACGACAGAATGAAGAAGATGATGATACCGAAACAGATGAACACTATTATCCGGGCAGGGATTCCGATCCTTACGGACAATATCCCGGCCAGCCGTACAATGGCCAAGGCTATCGTCGTTAG
- a CDS encoding DUF3108 domain-containing protein, producing MNTIIRAGIPILTDNIPASRTMAKAIVVSIVAILLCIPSQAQFPCLAPGTDFPKEDLPYDIIYQWGFIWKRAGIASLKLDTIRKQKTKYYQSHMIARTLAFADRIFKVRDTLVSVMKYENLQPIYYAKIANEDNTYRKDVVQYSYNNDGSTNGKITLYRPKRNAIEHYDVPSATCTFDMLSVFYYMRTLDYPKMDVGQRINLNIYSGNHVEYLSIEFMGRTLVKLKNRQMGAYKIKLHFSTDKGENESDNITAWISDDERRIPLQVEGKLAIGSMKAMYTGK from the coding sequence ATGAACACTATTATCCGGGCAGGGATTCCGATCCTTACGGACAATATCCCGGCCAGCCGTACAATGGCCAAGGCTATCGTCGTTAGTATCGTTGCCATACTGCTGTGTATCCCTTCTCAGGCACAATTCCCCTGCTTGGCTCCCGGAACCGATTTTCCGAAAGAAGATCTCCCTTATGATATTATATATCAATGGGGATTTATATGGAAACGGGCCGGTATAGCCAGTTTAAAGCTGGATACGATCCGAAAACAAAAAACCAAATATTACCAATCTCATATGATAGCGCGCACTCTTGCTTTCGCAGATCGTATTTTCAAAGTGAGAGATACGCTCGTTTCGGTTATGAAATACGAAAATTTACAGCCGATTTACTACGCCAAAATCGCAAACGAGGACAATACATACAGAAAAGATGTTGTACAATACTCTTACAACAACGACGGCAGTACCAACGGAAAAATTACGCTTTACCGCCCCAAACGAAACGCAATTGAACACTACGATGTACCTTCGGCCACCTGTACCTTCGACATGCTGAGCGTTTTTTATTACATGCGTACGCTCGATTACCCCAAAATGGACGTTGGACAACGTATCAACTTGAATATTTATTCCGGAAACCATGTCGAGTACCTTTCGATAGAATTTATGGGTCGCACTCTTGTGAAACTGAAAAACAGACAGATGGGCGCTTATAAAATAAAACTGCACTTCTCGACCGATAAAGGTGAAAACGAGAGCGATAATATCACCGCTTGGATAAGCGATGACGAAAGACGCATTCCCTTGCAGGTAGAAGGGAAATTGGCAATCGGATCGATGAAAGCGATGTATACGGGGAAATAA
- a CDS encoding T9SS type A sorting domain-containing protein, with amino-acid sequence MKKHILIFLLICITGAGTVFSQNSGKEKTSFQTGHNWVREIDMRADIAMIYGTQDYSDYTFRDRINNFKNRGYTVHFMTGIAWGTYQDYFMGEWDGKNHIDEGQVDRNGNIIWHGENVPYVVPTASFLQYMKEKQVKKAIDYGAEAIYLEEPEFWMRGGYSTAFKEEWKKYYGTEWKAQHESPENTYLSNKLKYHLYYNALNEVFTYAKKYARSLGKEIKCYVPTHSLVNYSSWQIVSPEASLASLPSVDGYIAQVWTGTSREPVYYNGVRKERVFENAFLEYGSMYSMIAPTGRKIFFLTDPIEDAIRSWDDYRTNYQATFTSQLLYPQVANYEVMPWPERIYLGKFKVEGSEEAVPIPEDYASQLQVMINTLNDMPVSQNEVNGTHGIGVLMANSLMFQRFPEHEGYSDVQFSNFYGQTLPLLKRGIPVEIVHIENTAYPEALSGLKVLVMSYSNMKPSDATYHDNIAEWVKNGGVLIYCAEDIDPFQSVPEWWNTGDMHYTAPSQHLFELMELEKTPAEGSYTYGKGTINVIREEPKNFVLQAGTDNKYVQTVIKAYEKQAGAGTVELKNNFYLERGPYVIVSVMNESVSNESLILQGKFIDLFDPELPVLQNKSIGIGEQAYLYDLDKIDKSAVAKALCGAGRVSDEKVTSKSYEFVVKGPANTGGSMRVYLQNEPTSVRVIGESDESKFSWDEDTHTYRIYFKNDPDGVRVRFGFPEVSGIAENIVKNQIAYFSPDTSSLHISSEADIRQLEIYSASGQLVMKGKKMKPGDTLMLNNYLPGVYTARITDAEGKVHIMKFRI; translated from the coding sequence ATGAAAAAACACATTTTAATTTTTTTGCTGATTTGTATTACCGGTGCAGGTACTGTATTTTCCCAAAATAGTGGAAAAGAGAAAACCAGTTTCCAAACGGGACATAACTGGGTGAGAGAGATCGATATGCGAGCCGATATCGCTATGATATACGGTACACAGGATTATTCGGATTATACATTCCGTGACCGGATAAATAATTTTAAGAACAGAGGGTACACAGTACATTTCATGACGGGCATAGCATGGGGTACTTATCAGGATTACTTTATGGGTGAATGGGATGGGAAAAACCATATCGATGAAGGGCAAGTAGACCGAAACGGAAATATTATATGGCATGGCGAAAATGTGCCATATGTGGTTCCTACGGCTTCGTTTCTACAATATATGAAAGAAAAACAGGTAAAAAAGGCGATCGATTACGGTGCCGAAGCGATCTATCTGGAAGAGCCCGAGTTTTGGATGCGCGGCGGGTATAGTACAGCCTTTAAAGAAGAATGGAAAAAATATTACGGGACCGAATGGAAAGCTCAGCATGAGTCTCCCGAAAATACTTATTTATCGAATAAGCTAAAATATCATCTTTATTATAATGCCTTGAATGAAGTTTTTACTTATGCTAAAAAATATGCAAGATCACTGGGGAAAGAAATTAAATGTTATGTTCCTACACATTCATTGGTAAATTATTCTTCTTGGCAGATCGTAAGTCCCGAAGCCAGCCTGGCCTCATTACCTTCGGTCGATGGATATATCGCCCAGGTATGGACGGGGACGTCCCGTGAGCCCGTTTATTATAACGGAGTAAGGAAAGAGCGGGTTTTCGAGAACGCTTTTTTGGAATACGGCTCGATGTATTCGATGATTGCCCCGACCGGGAGAAAGATATTTTTTCTTACCGACCCGATTGAGGATGCCATACGGTCGTGGGATGATTACCGCACTAATTATCAAGCGACATTTACTTCTCAGCTCCTGTATCCGCAAGTAGCCAATTATGAGGTAATGCCTTGGCCCGAACGTATTTATCTGGGGAAATTCAAGGTGGAAGGAAGCGAAGAAGCAGTTCCCATTCCAGAGGATTATGCTTCGCAGTTACAGGTGATGATAAATACGCTGAATGATATGCCTGTCTCGCAAAATGAGGTAAACGGAACTCATGGTATCGGGGTACTGATGGCAAATTCATTGATGTTTCAGCGTTTCCCGGAACATGAAGGATATTCTGATGTACAATTTTCGAATTTTTACGGACAGACGTTACCGTTACTCAAAAGGGGAATACCGGTAGAAATCGTACATATTGAAAATACAGCATATCCGGAGGCTTTGTCGGGATTGAAGGTTCTGGTTATGTCTTATTCCAATATGAAACCGTCGGATGCTACGTATCACGATAATATTGCCGAATGGGTAAAAAATGGCGGTGTACTGATATATTGTGCTGAAGATATTGATCCTTTTCAGAGTGTACCCGAATGGTGGAATACCGGTGATATGCATTATACGGCGCCTTCCCAGCATCTGTTTGAATTGATGGAATTGGAAAAAACACCTGCAGAAGGAAGTTATACATATGGTAAAGGAACGATTAACGTTATTCGTGAGGAACCTAAAAATTTTGTACTACAGGCCGGTACAGATAATAAATATGTACAAACGGTAATAAAGGCTTACGAAAAACAGGCCGGTGCGGGTACGGTGGAATTGAAAAACAACTTTTATCTCGAAAGGGGACCGTATGTAATTGTGTCGGTTATGAACGAAAGCGTAAGTAATGAAAGCCTTATACTTCAGGGGAAATTTATCGATTTATTCGATCCCGAATTGCCGGTTTTACAAAATAAAAGTATCGGAATCGGAGAGCAAGCTTATTTATATGATTTGGATAAAATAGATAAGAGTGCCGTGGCAAAAGCACTTTGCGGGGCGGGAAGAGTTTCCGACGAAAAAGTGACTTCTAAGTCGTATGAATTTGTCGTTAAAGGTCCGGCGAATACCGGAGGTTCGATGAGGGTTTATTTACAAAATGAACCTACGAGTGTGCGAGTTATCGGAGAAAGTGACGAATCGAAATTCTCGTGGGATGAGGATACTCATACTTATCGGATTTATTTTAAAAACGACCCAGATGGTGTAAGAGTAAGATTCGGCTTTCCCGAAGTAAGCGGAATCGCTGAGAATATCGTAAAAAATCAGATTGCGTATTTTTCACCCGATACCAGCTCTTTACATATTTCATCGGAAGCGGATATTCGCCAATTGGAAATTTACAGTGCTTCGGGACAGCTAGTAATGAAAGGGAAAAAAATGAAACCGGGAGATACGCTTATGCTTAATAATTATTTGCCGGGAGTATATACTGCACGCATAACCGATGCCGAAGGAAAAGTGCATATTATGAAGTTTCGAATTTGA
- a CDS encoding linear amide C-N hydrolase: protein MNMKKYLLSAIFLAGSIIKVSSCTGISLSPKDGSHILARTIEWGESVLPSEYVVIPEGVSLTSYTPSGINGLNYHTVHNIIGLSVVQKEFIVEGLNDAGLSAGLFYFPRYGSYETYNPAKNERTLSDLQVVSWILSRFETIDEVKAALPEVCIVSIQKPGLSSTVHWRIADKTGRQVVLEIENGTPHFYENKIGVLTNSPGFPWQITNLNNYVNLYPGGTPAQNLSGITLTSFGAGSGFLGIPGDVTPPSRFVRAAFYKASAPQLDTAGETVLQCFHILNNFDIPIGIEHPVGKSPDIPSATQWTSVSDLSNLKIYYKTSYNNSIRCIDMKEIDFAKIKYQSHPLDRETVQPIERIKIE, encoded by the coding sequence ATGAATATGAAAAAATATCTGTTATCTGCTATTTTCCTGGCCGGAAGCATTATTAAAGTATCATCATGTACAGGCATTTCTCTTTCTCCCAAAGACGGTAGTCATATTCTGGCACGCACGATAGAATGGGGTGAAAGCGTTTTACCCAGCGAATATGTCGTTATACCCGAAGGAGTTTCACTCACATCTTATACCCCTTCGGGCATAAACGGACTGAATTACCATACAGTTCATAATATCATAGGGCTCTCTGTCGTACAAAAAGAATTTATTGTCGAAGGACTCAACGATGCCGGTTTATCTGCCGGACTATTCTATTTTCCCCGTTACGGCAGTTACGAAACTTATAATCCGGCTAAAAACGAGCGTACCTTGTCCGACTTGCAAGTCGTATCATGGATACTCTCACGTTTTGAGACGATCGACGAGGTTAAGGCCGCATTACCCGAAGTCTGCATTGTTTCAATACAGAAACCGGGACTTTCTTCGACCGTACATTGGCGTATTGCCGATAAAACAGGCCGGCAAGTCGTCCTCGAAATAGAAAACGGAACCCCTCATTTTTACGAGAACAAAATCGGAGTACTTACCAATTCACCGGGTTTTCCATGGCAAATTACCAACCTGAATAATTACGTCAACCTCTACCCAGGAGGAACTCCGGCCCAAAATCTCAGTGGGATTACACTCACTTCTTTCGGAGCAGGCTCGGGCTTTCTGGGAATACCGGGCGACGTAACCCCTCCATCCCGTTTTGTAAGGGCAGCTTTTTATAAAGCCTCGGCTCCACAACTCGACACAGCCGGAGAAACCGTTCTGCAATGTTTTCATATTCTCAACAATTTCGACATACCCATCGGCATAGAACATCCCGTAGGGAAGTCTCCCGATATCCCTAGTGCTACACAATGGACATCGGTCTCCGACCTCTCCAATTTGAAGATATACTATAAAACTTCTTACAATAATTCGATACGTTGTATCGATATGAAAGAAATCGATTTCGCTAAAATAAAATACCAGTCACATCCGCTAGATCGAGAAACGGTTCAACCCATCGAGCGAATAAAAATCGAATGA
- a CDS encoding YtxH domain-containing protein has translation MKNGSFWLGLGLGSLLGALAYGFSQSSSAQKMKKDMRRSLRKMGHRAEDFFDDAKEKVWDVGSVAAEKLENKTHDVIKKAKMTKGKIIK, from the coding sequence ATGAAAAATGGAAGTTTCTGGCTCGGATTAGGGCTTGGTTCTCTTTTAGGGGCTTTAGCTTATGGTTTCTCCCAATCTTCGAGCGCCCAAAAAATGAAAAAGGATATGCGGAGGTCGTTACGTAAAATGGGGCACCGAGCCGAGGATTTTTTTGATGATGCGAAAGAGAAAGTTTGGGATGTGGGTTCCGTTGCCGCAGAAAAACTGGAAAATAAAACGCATGATGTCATTAAAAAAGCAAAAATGACTAAAGGTAAAATTATTAAATGA
- a CDS encoding GlsB/YeaQ/YmgE family stress response membrane protein, producing the protein MNFLWYILIGIIAGFVAGKIMRGGGFGLIVNLIVGIVGGVLGGWVFGLLGIATTGIIGSLVTSVIGAILLLWIVSLFKKPGNNNA; encoded by the coding sequence ATGAATTTTCTGTGGTATATTCTTATTGGTATTATTGCCGGTTTTGTAGCCGGAAAGATCATGCGGGGAGGAGGTTTCGGCCTTATCGTAAATTTAATAGTGGGTATTGTCGGAGGTGTTTTAGGAGGTTGGGTTTTCGGTTTGCTGGGAATCGCTACAACCGGTATTATAGGAAGTCTTGTTACTTCTGTAATCGGAGCTATATTATTGTTGTGGATTGTTTCACTCTTTAAAAAGCCCGGGAATAATAATGCTTAA
- a CDS encoding OmpA family protein, whose protein sequence is MKKSIIVSALIVWAFSANAQTDQTALQGTKFWDNWSVEFKAGGITPLTHSSFFKDMRPGLGVGFSKQLTPVFGLGFQGMGYINTTQSKTAFDASDVSMLGKVNLMNLFGGYPGDPRPFEIEALVGIGWLHYYMNGPGDINSWSTRFGFNFNFNLGEEQAWTLGIKPAIIYDMEADFPRAKSRFNVNNASFEITAGITYHFMCSTGTHHFTKVRVYDQAQIDALNSSINDLRMQIEAKNNQVMGAAQKIGALQTELDNCRKAAETVKTVVKTTRIPETIVTFRQSSSVIDASQRLNVERVADYLKNHPNAKVEINGYASPEGNLDFNIKLAQARAESVKSMLIKKYKISSTRITAKGKGIGDMFSEPTWNRVSICTIED, encoded by the coding sequence ATGAAAAAGTCTATTATCGTATCAGCATTGATAGTATGGGCGTTTTCCGCAAATGCACAAACTGACCAGACTGCCCTTCAGGGAACTAAGTTCTGGGATAACTGGTCTGTAGAATTTAAAGCTGGAGGAATTACTCCTCTTACGCATAGTTCATTTTTTAAAGATATGCGTCCGGGGCTTGGTGTGGGATTCTCGAAACAATTGACTCCGGTTTTCGGATTGGGATTTCAGGGAATGGGATATATTAATACTACTCAAAGTAAGACGGCGTTTGACGCATCCGATGTAAGCATGTTGGGTAAAGTTAATTTAATGAATCTTTTCGGCGGATATCCGGGGGATCCCCGTCCTTTCGAGATAGAAGCGTTGGTCGGTATCGGTTGGTTACATTATTATATGAACGGCCCTGGCGATATCAATTCATGGTCCACCCGTTTCGGATTTAATTTTAATTTCAATCTCGGAGAAGAACAGGCCTGGACATTGGGAATTAAACCGGCTATAATTTATGATATGGAAGCTGATTTTCCCCGGGCAAAAAGCCGGTTTAATGTTAATAACGCATCGTTCGAGATTACAGCCGGTATCACATATCATTTTATGTGCAGTACCGGAACTCATCATTTTACAAAAGTCAGAGTATATGATCAGGCACAGATAGACGCATTGAATTCGTCGATCAATGATCTTCGTATGCAAATTGAGGCTAAAAATAACCAGGTAATGGGAGCGGCGCAAAAGATCGGAGCTTTACAGACCGAACTCGATAATTGTAGAAAAGCGGCCGAAACGGTAAAAACAGTCGTAAAAACAACGCGTATACCCGAGACAATAGTTACTTTCAGACAAAGCAGTTCGGTTATAGATGCTTCTCAGCGACTGAATGTAGAACGTGTTGCCGATTATCTGAAAAATCATCCTAATGCAAAAGTTGAGATTAACGGTTATGCTTCTCCCGAGGGTAATCTCGACTTTAATATTAAGTTGGCCCAAGCTCGTGCCGAGTCGGTAAAATCAATGCTAATTAAAAAGTATAAGATCAGTTCTACGCGTATTACGGCTAAGGGTAAAGGTATTGGCGATATGTTCTCAGAACCCACTTGGAATCGTGTAAGTATCTGTACAATTGAAGATTAA
- the tyrS gene encoding tyrosine--tRNA ligase: MNFVEELKWRGMIHDMMPGTEEQLQKEMTTAYVGIDPTADSLHIGHLVSVMMLKHFQRAGHKPIALVGGATGMIGDPSMKSQERNLLDEKTLRHNQEAIKKQLSKFLDFESNAPNAAELVNNYDWMKDFSFLGFIRDVGKYITVNYMMAKDSVKKRLGGENSNGLSFTEFSYQLVQGYDFTYLYKTKNCKLQMGGSDQWGNITTGTELIRRTTGGEAFALTCPLITKADGGKFGKTESGNVWLDPRYTSPYKFYQFWLNVTDTDAERYIKIFTELTQEEIAALIEEQHAAPHLRTLQKRLAKEITTMVHSAEDYEAAVAASGILFGNATSDALKKLDEDTLLAVFEGVPQFEISKDELSGGLKAVDLLTEKAAVFPSKGEMRKTTQGGGVSLNKEKLAEFDKIITDGDLLNGKYLLVQRGKKNYFLLIAK; encoded by the coding sequence ATGAATTTTGTAGAAGAACTTAAATGGCGTGGCATGATTCACGACATGATGCCCGGAACCGAGGAACAGTTGCAGAAAGAAATGACAACGGCATACGTTGGTATCGACCCTACGGCCGATTCGTTGCATATCGGACACCTTGTAAGTGTAATGATGCTGAAGCATTTTCAGCGTGCCGGACATAAACCTATCGCTCTTGTAGGTGGAGCAACCGGTATGATCGGGGATCCGTCTATGAAATCTCAGGAGCGTAATTTGCTCGATGAAAAGACATTGCGCCATAATCAAGAGGCTATAAAAAAACAGTTGTCTAAATTTCTCGATTTTGAGTCGAATGCTCCTAACGCAGCTGAACTGGTCAACAATTACGATTGGATGAAAGATTTTTCTTTTCTCGGTTTTATCCGTGATGTAGGTAAATACATTACCGTTAATTATATGATGGCCAAAGACTCTGTAAAGAAACGTTTGGGTGGAGAGAACAGTAACGGATTGTCCTTTACCGAATTTTCGTATCAATTGGTACAGGGGTACGATTTTACCTATTTATATAAGACGAAAAATTGTAAACTCCAGATGGGGGGATCGGATCAGTGGGGAAATATCACGACTGGTACAGAACTCATACGTCGTACTACAGGTGGTGAAGCATTTGCACTTACTTGTCCGTTAATTACGAAGGCGGACGGAGGAAAGTTCGGCAAAACCGAATCGGGGAACGTATGGCTCGATCCGAGGTATACTTCACCATATAAATTTTATCAATTCTGGTTGAACGTGACCGATACCGATGCCGAACGTTATATTAAGATTTTCACCGAACTTACGCAGGAAGAGATTGCCGCTCTTATAGAAGAGCAGCATGCTGCGCCCCATTTGCGCACTCTGCAAAAAAGGCTTGCCAAAGAGATAACCACGATGGTACACTCTGCCGAAGATTATGAGGCTGCTGTTGCTGCATCGGGTATTTTGTTCGGTAATGCTACTTCCGATGCGCTGAAAAAACTCGATGAAGATACTTTACTGGCCGTTTTCGAAGGAGTTCCGCAATTTGAAATATCGAAAGATGAATTATCGGGAGGTCTTAAGGCTGTAGATCTTCTTACCGAAAAAGCAGCCGTATTTCCTTCAAAAGGAGAAATGCGTAAAACGACACAAGGAGGTGGGGTTTCTCTGAATAAAGAAAAACTGGCTGAGTTCGATAAAATAATAACCGATGGGGATTTATTGAATGGTAAATACCTTTTGGTACAAAGGGGAAAGAAAAATTATTTCTTGTTGATCGCTAAATAA
- a CDS encoding TatD family hydrolase, translating to MYIDDIHTHHADAPVTAITSVSPEDFVPREGRFYSVGMHPWYISVDYRNRYCLLDELVKHPQVVAIGETGLDRLRAEIDMKEQIFVFEHHIELSESVKKPLVIHAVRSFDQILLVYKVWRPSQPWIIHSFRGNPRLAEQLLDHGFYLSFGEYYHPESLALTPCHRLLIETDESEVPVAELYRRAADLRSIAVGEMYRTVVANTSRLFSLSTSRKEE from the coding sequence ATGTATATAGATGATATACATACCCATCACGCAGATGCTCCCGTTACGGCGATCACCAGTGTTTCTCCTGAGGATTTTGTTCCCCGGGAAGGCCGGTTTTATTCGGTAGGTATGCATCCCTGGTATATTTCTGTTGATTACCGGAATCGATATTGTTTACTCGATGAGTTGGTAAAGCATCCGCAAGTGGTTGCGATAGGAGAAACCGGACTCGACCGGTTACGCGCTGAAATTGATATGAAGGAACAGATTTTTGTTTTCGAACATCATATCGAACTATCGGAATCGGTGAAAAAGCCTTTGGTGATACATGCGGTACGTTCTTTTGACCAAATATTGCTTGTTTATAAAGTATGGCGGCCGTCACAGCCTTGGATAATACATAGTTTCAGAGGGAACCCCCGATTGGCGGAGCAACTACTCGACCATGGGTTTTACCTGTCTTTCGGAGAATATTACCACCCCGAATCGCTGGCATTAACCCCTTGCCATCGGCTACTGATAGAAACAGATGAAAGCGAAGTGCCTGTGGCAGAGTTATACCGTCGTGCCGCAGATCTGCGCAGTATTGCTGTCGGTGAAATGTATCGTACTGTCGTAGCGAATACTTCCCGTTTGTTTTCACTCTCTACTTCCCGAAAAGAAGAGTAA
- the yidD gene encoding membrane protein insertion efficiency factor YidD has translation MIRKILSWLLLLPVYFYRACISPLKPPTCRFVPTCSEYAIEAIRKYGPFKGFYLALKRILRCHPWGGSGYDPVP, from the coding sequence ATGATAAGGAAAATATTATCATGGTTGTTATTACTGCCGGTTTATTTTTACCGAGCCTGTATTTCTCCTTTAAAACCTCCGACGTGTCGGTTTGTGCCCACTTGTTCGGAATATGCTATTGAAGCAATACGTAAATACGGACCCTTTAAAGGTTTTTATTTGGCGTTGAAGCGTATTCTGCGCTGTCATCCGTGGGGAGGCAGCGGATATGATCCTGTTCCGTAA
- the rnpA gene encoding ribonuclease P protein component, with translation MSEFGLTKAERLHSKVRIDKLFTQGESFVVYPYRVVFICRKKENDVPISLLISVPRKRFKRAVKRNLIRRRVKETYRLNKHLLSDNVPQGMTIDMAILYIDKEVCVYAVLEKKMKELLNKLKDKLVSDGIQIGKGEV, from the coding sequence ATGAGTGAATTTGGCCTGACAAAAGCCGAAAGGCTGCATAGTAAAGTTCGTATCGATAAGTTGTTTACCCAGGGAGAGTCTTTTGTGGTTTACCCTTACCGTGTCGTATTTATTTGTCGAAAAAAAGAAAATGACGTTCCGATATCGTTATTGATAAGTGTACCCAGGAAACGATTTAAGCGAGCGGTGAAAAGGAACCTTATACGCCGCCGGGTGAAAGAAACGTATCGATTAAATAAACATCTGCTAAGCGATAACGTACCACAGGGCATGACGATAGATATGGCTATTTTATACATCGATAAAGAAGTGTGTGTGTATGCAGTTCTCGAGAAGAAAATGAAAGAATTACTGAATAAGCTCAAAGATAAACTAGTATCCGACGGAATACAAATCGGGAAAGGAGAAGTATGA